A region of the Leopardus geoffroyi isolate Oge1 chromosome C2, O.geoffroyi_Oge1_pat1.0, whole genome shotgun sequence genome:
GATGAATGGTATGTTCTGCCAATTACTGACAGTATATAAAGGTCCAAGGCTAGTAGAAGACATGCACTTCACCACATCCTCTCGCAACCAACGTGAATTCTCTTCTCTTGACAAGATGTGTTGCAACTACGGCAACTCCTGTGGCTATGGCTGCGGATATGGCTATGGCTGTGGATGTGGCCCCTATTATGGCTGTGGTTATGGAACAGGCTATGGCTGTGGCTATGGTACTGGATATGGCTATGGATATGGCTCACGGTATGGCTGTGGCTCTGGCTGTGGATATGGCTCCTGCTGTGGCTATGGCACCGGATATGGCTGTGGCTATGGCTATGGCTCCAGCTGCTGTGCCTACCGGCCATTTTTCTATAGAAGATGTTATTCTTCTTGCTGCTAGAACATCACTGTTCAAACCCTACTTGCTTCTGAAATGACACGCCTTAAGAGAAGGCTGATTCAAGGATCCATACCCCAAGACTTCTATATCTAAGAAATTGCATGCTTTGTAGAAGATTTGACCACCATTAACATTTTTAGGATGGCATCTTGTGGCTGTGTAGTATCatcttactgttttccatatgtTGGGCTTTACTCTCTCAATCTGGATTCTGTTTTGTGACTGTGGCAATGATCCTAACATTCCACAGCTGGGCAAATCCCTTATTCTCAATAAAAATGGTTCTTTGCTTCTAACACATCTCTGTGTTCTTGCCTGTGAATTACTCCTTTTTTTGAGGTGTTATGGTGTCTCTTGAAATCCAGCTGACAATATATTTCATGAACCCTCGACTTTTCTCCTTGATACAATACAAGCATTTCTTCTCTTATGTGCATCAGAGATAATGTCTTCTCCACCTATTTCTTGCATCCTTCATACTCAGCCCTCACACAGTATTTCAGAACTGAGTCCTGAAAATCACACTGTATCTAGAATGGAGGTGAAGGGGAAAGATGAGGTGGGATGTCACCTCTTCAGGAGGCTGTGACAGAAGCCCAAAGGAGCAGAGGTGTGGCTTGAGCACTTAAAGGATAAATGGAATGGAAGAGAGTTCCCAGGATTAATGAGAAATTGGAAGCAGACTCAGGTGATGGATGAATAACTAAGGAAAGGATAAGTAGAATAAAAAtgtggtatcatgtcatctgcatttTGATGCAAGTGCAAAcacatttgtttgcatatattgAGTTTGTGAAATTGATATTAGTCACTTAACTGGCAAatagttttgaatatttttgaaagggaACTGTCTTACACATTGAAGATACAGGTCCAACATTGTAGACGGGTTTCCTGCTGTCAGAGTGTTTACATTCTAGTAggtgataataaaaagaaaagtaagaattaaaataaatttaatgtttttttaaaatttatttttgaaggagagagagagagagagacagagcctgagcgggggaggagcagagagagagagagacacagaatttgaagcaggctccaggctctgagctgtcagcacatagcccgacacggggcttgaactcacgaaccgtgagatcatgacctgagccgaagtcagatgctcaaccgactgagccacccaggtgcccataattaaaataaatttaaatggatgattgttatgatggaaataaaacagCCTCCTGGGGAAGAGAGTGCAGTTTGAATTATTGGATACAGTTCTGGGCAGTATTTTGAAGTTTTGTGTCATCTGAAATTTTGGCAGTTGTAAGAAAGTCTAGAAAGGACAGTAGGAAgtgtaaaaggaaagagaaattcatTAACTTTTGGGTATGATCAGTGGTGCCATAAGTACCAGTTTGAAAGTACAAGGACTAGTGCTTTAAAGGTGTCTTTGAGTGCCCTACTCGGTGCAGATAAGAATGGGATGAAAAGCCCAGTCCTTTCAGAGTTTGAGAGCCTACGAGTTTGTTGGGGTCTGACTTCAGGGTTTTTCCTCATATGCCTTTCCAGAACTCTAACATGTAGATCttacaataaaaaatgtcttttcagactCAATTTCAACCAGCAGTGAAAAATGACTCACTGACTCATCCCCATGACAAAGGTCACTTCACAAAGTGTGAATCTGAGGTTCCTGGAGTTTGGAGACTCCACAACATGGCCGATTCCAAGGAAGATGGTTCTGCCATCAAGGTCAGCCCCGGAGTGAGGCTATACCCAGCATATAATGTGTCTTACTGACGAGGAAACCGGGGTGctttcaagagttggacagttttCAGTGATGGAACATTTGTTAGTGGGAGCTGAGGACTGACTGCTTTGCATAATATACATTTAGTCTTACAAAGAAGAGAAGCTACTTCTAATGATTGCTTGTGGTTGAAAATCTACTCATTGTTTCATATGGCCTTTTTCatcacagacatttttaaaaatgtggggatacaattttttttaagtattataagGTCATTTACATATCCAAACAACAGTCTTCACGAAGTAACATTAAATATATGTTCAAATCACAAATATTGTGACTCTCTTAGACAACGAACAATTGTGTAGAATGTCTGttggtgagagagggagggaaccacaAGTTCTTTGCTAGGTGGGAAGACCAAAGACTAAATCGTAGGAAAAGTGGGTGGGTGGGTCAGGACCCCATCATGAGACAGGTTGAAGGGAAAAACTGGTCACAATATTTTCTCTAGCGATGAATGAGATGTGGTGGTCAGGGGAGACTGGAATATACCAAATGGGTGATGTCAGTCAAAAGACAACATGGTGCAGAATACCAGTATTCCAACCAGGCCTCAGAGATATGGTATACCAGTATGTGAAAAAGGGGTCCAGAATTTACATGTAAGGGACAGTAGATTATGGCGAATACACGGATAAAATTAATGTGAGGTGACAAGCAACAGCAATCATAGCTGATAATGTATTTCTGAGTGACCAGACCAAAGAAAAGGCATAGTGGATGATTTTTCTTTGGCCATTGTTTGGTACAGTCTCATTTCCAAATCATGTATATTCTTTATAGTTCCTAAGGATAAGAATTAAAATactcttttatataaaattaaaaaaacccaaaataattaTGACTCTCATCTCGagtaaatgaggaaattaaaattgtaaaagaGAGATAGGGTTGATAAAATCAGAGAtagttcgtgtgtgtgtgtgtgtgtgtgtgtgtgtgtgtgtgtaccattcATCAGGGAAGGCTGGGAAAAATGAAGATATGGCTTCAGACATTGGGTCACATAATGGAGGAAATGGATACCATTGATAAAAGTGATTACTTCTTATAATCAGGAAATTATTTAAGCATTAAAGCTTCTTCATGAAGAAACTCAAGATCTTTTTCTTTGATGAGCTATTGCATATTGTTGATGTACTAAATTATAAAATCAGGCATTTGTTCTTTTGgtaatttaacaaattttaacaTCCATGATCCAGCTACATGTTATGATTGATGTTGGGGACAGAGGCACAAAGAACACACAGTTCCTTCTTCCAATAATTAAAGATATTCAtttgaatacaaaataataaatcatacATTCACATTATAGCATGCATGTTTATAGGTGTTATAGGGATGCTGAGGAAGAATTCAAAGGAGAAGCCAAAATGAGTCATAATGTAGAAAAGGAGTACTAGACAAGATATTGCTTCTAAAGGAGAATGACATATGAGCAAAGCCATGAAGGATGAGTTGAAATTGATCTGCTAcatgtgaaggaaaataaaattcaaggaagaggaattttaaaaagaaatgaataagttGACAGCTTACTGCTTAAGTAATAACCTCTGTTGGAAAGCTTATAATCAGTATTACACCCATATAGGAATTCTGAGATTCTCTTAAGTTGCATTGTCCAAGATGGTAGCCACTAGAGGGATATGAccattgagcacttgaaatatggctagtccAAAATGAAATGCATTGTACACACTAGATTTTAAAGATTTggtataaaaaagaattaaaactatatatcaaataattaaaaaatattggttaaatattgttataatattttaaatatattaggtTAAGTAAAATATGCTATAAAATCAATTcgtctgtttctttttattttttttaaaatgtggctactggaaaattctaaaatgtatgtgtTTAATGATACATTCCTATTGTACAGTTTGGCTCTATAAAGTCACAACAAGCTGGCCAATGAGGACTTCGGCCTAGAAGAGAAGCCATGTTTATCCACCTGTTATCAAGTTATAGGGAGTAGATCGTTCTGGGGAAGTAAGACCACAATAGCCAGTGCTAAAGACTTCAGGGGTGCTTAGTAACAAGGTTTTCATTTGAGATAGTTTGTTCAGTAAATGGGATTAATCGATTTACTgtttaagataaagaaaagatgGATACCTGCCTTACCCCAAACACAAAAGAAGTGGCATATTGATTTAAGTTGTAAACATGAAAGTTAATTTATTAGAGTATCAAAAGATGATATAGACTTTCAGGAATTTTGTAAGCCATTTAATCTGAAACTAGTCATGCTAAGAATATTTATATCACGGAAATTGGCAAATCAGACCCCCTACCTGCAGCAGAGGTCATTAAACAATTAAATGGCAGGCCACTGCCCACATGCCTCTTGTTATTGAGAATAAACttacttttttgaaagttttaaaatgtggatgtattatttataaacctgaaaaagaaaaataaaactccacaGAAATCAGTAAGAGGGGTTACAATATTTCTTTATGTCCAGAAATCTTTAGAGCTTATCTTAAGTTGGTATCTACGTTCCCCTTGCATGAAACATTGGATTTAACCACATTCTCCTTCTGCAAAATATCATTTCCTCAAGGCCATCCCAATGATTACACTTCCAAGGAGAAAATTGTGTGGATAGTGATTAAGGGTCCAGGATCCAGAGTCACACTACTTGTGCTTTAGCTCCATCAGTTATTAGCTGATATTATTTaacacctctgagcctcagtataTTCAGAGGTAAAATGCTAAAAGAGTGCTAAATCAGGATTGttgaaagtacaaaataaataaaatatgcaaaactcTACCACTGTGAGAATGCAgtacatttttgttattatatttattattaggtTGCTCATAGTGAAGTGGCTGACATTTAACCATTTTAACCTAAAACTTTGTATATGGCTCAAccttatatattatatctattaaTATTGGCAGTATTTTGATAATTCCAGAATTTTAGTCCATAATCCCAATATTCTCATGTCAGATACATAGGTTAGACTCCCAAGGTAGATGTTCTGTACATCTATCATACATGTATTCCATAGTTATGAACTCTGACATATGTTTTGATGCCAAGTAAATTGACATTGTGTTTGTCAATGTACTTTTCATAACAAATTAATGGGTATTAGTAAAGTAGTTTATTTTCTGATGATTGggtcctgttttttgttttttgtttttttgtatcaAGTTCTATTAATTAGTAGAGAAGTTTCCATTCGATTTGGCAGAAGGGGTGAATCTAtaataaaaaaagcttttattatgGGGGAGGTGATAACCATAGGTATTGGTTGCAGCATATTGAAGAGCTAACGGGGAAGGAAGAGCAAACATTGAATACAATCTAATATTTCATGTAGCATGAGGTGGAAACATAAAGAATGGTTTAATGGAAATGATGATTCACTCTCCCTAGAGTTTCTAAAGCACAGAACTCATCCTTGAGCTCTAGATACATACTTTTTATTCAAGATCCTATGCCCTAGAATAGCACTTGCATGATGTAGGTCTTCAAAAATTCTTGTAAAATTAATTGTTTAGTCACTGTCTGGAAAAAGAATCAATGGAACGATGAGGGTAAATACGATCATACCAAAGATGGTTTAGAAAGCAGGTGATGTGAAATGTCAAGGGGTCATGGAGTTTTCAGGAATGGAGCCAATGTTGAATATGTTTTAgtggaaagaattatgaaaattgGGACAGTCATAATTAGAAGGCAATCTAGAATGtttcaggttttaattttgacGTCGTACTTGTGGATCCAGATGCTTTTAATCTATATTGACTAAAATTTGAGATGTCTAGAAAAGTTAACGTCATTTCTACTTAAATGCTGACTTACAAAATGTTATGAAGATTGTACTCTCAGTAGACAGAGATTGCAGATGCAGAGGGACAGTCCTAGTACCACCATGTGGTACTTAAGAGGAGTCCTGGAGCAGGTCTGAGAGGGGGCTGAGTTGTCTGCTTTGGCTGTGAGGTGAagattgtaaagaaagaaaatccagatgACAGAAGTGTAagagaaaagttgcaaaatacTGGCAGTCTCAGTCAGACAAAGtgaatattttgcttttgaaacactgaaggaaataataattcatgaaaaaaaaattcatgggtCCTGTCCTAGCTTTTATGTTATAGGGAGGATTGAGAGAATTCAACTCTACCCCTAAATAACTTATCATCCTTGGGCCAGACTTAAGTATCCTCAGCCTCCTTTTTCTCATCTGGAACGTGTGTAAAAATGCACACCACAATTTCCTACTTTATGTTGTTTTTGTCAGATTCAGATGAAGTGATAAATCTGAGTGTAACTCAAAAGctatagaaagaaatataaatgttaataataattattgttgttcttctaataattatttttcttatataacatCCTATccattaaaatagcaataattttaCAGGTGGAAGAAATCTCATAGACTCTCGTTCAACAGTTAGTGAGTTACCTAGTTCTTTAgattcacagaaaataaagacagttaTTGGCCTTAAATAACACACAATTGATGAAGGGAATCAGATAATTAAAACACAGCATGCTAATACAACATATTCAGTACTACAATAAAGGTAAACTATGGAAGAACAGAGGAATTATGCTTAATACATGTACTCCAGGAAGGCTTCTTATACAGGGTATAGTCTAAGCTGTGTTTTAATGAATCAGTAGAATGTGGGGAAGATAAAATTTTGGCAATGCAAGTGGCAGATAGTTCAAAACAATATgtcatactggggcacctgggtggctcagttggttaaatgcctgacttcggctcaggtcatgatctagtggtccatgagtttaagccccatattggcctctgtgctgatagcttggagcctggagcctgctttggattctgtgtctccctctctctttgcccctcccttgctcacactctgtctctctctctctctcaaaaataagtaataaacatttaaaaatatatgtcataCTGAAAAATGTCTTAAATAGAGTGGATTATATTATATTGGATAAAATagtggttgtttttattttgatattttgcatCAGATCCCTGATTTATACTAATTTAGATCTTCTCCTCACCTGTCTCTTGCTCCAGCCGCACTGCAGTAGCCATTCTACCTGGGTTCCCTCCACTTTCTTGTAGATATAACCAGAGAATGTGTCACCTAATACACCTGCTGTTTGCCTCTCACTTCCAGCCACGATGCTTTCCTGTTGAACCTGAGAGGAGATGCTGGAGCGTCTCTCAGTGCCCATGTATGTTTATCTGGAATTGCAGGAGGGCTAGTGCCCCCTGGAGTGAAAATCTAAATTAGGTTTGTTAACATTCCACAGACCTATAATACGAGGGTTACGTCTGTTTTCCTGTAATTCTCGTGACTAGTTAGGGCCAAATCCTGGCCATAACTACCTGAAAAAAGTTGTTGTCCTTAAAAtgatgagctttttaaaaatgaaattgctgtGGTAATGCGGCTACAAAGTCTGTGTTGTGTGCTCTGCCCTTTTCTGGTAGTATATAAAGGTCTCAGGGCAAGACATGACATCCAGACTCCAGAAACCTCCATCTGCTCTCCTAAAGAACTACTGAAGCTCCATTTCTTACCACCATGTGTTGCAACTACTATAGAAACTCATGTGGTAGCTGTGGCTATGGCTGTGGCTATGGCTGTGGCTGTGGTTCTGGATATGGCTGTGGCTATGGCTGTGGATACTGCTCGGGCAGTGGCTGTGGATATGGCTGTGGATACAAGTCTGGCTATGGCTCTGCCTGCTGTGGATGCAGACCATTTTCCTACAGAAGATGTTATTCATCTTGCTGCTAGAACATAACTGAAATACATCTTTTTCTCTAAGATGATTATTCCAAGCCATTTTTGTTTCAGTGTCCCATAATCACACCAGATGTGAATGAAGAGAGTAGTCAGAGTCTGCAGTAAACTGCCTGTCTTCTTGAAAGTCTTCATTGTAATTGAGGGGGTCTGAGTTATTCTATGTTTTTGGAAGGAAGACCTCATTTTTGCCATTGTCCAAGGTTAAACTTGTTATCTTCTTATTCTATGTTTCTCTATTGTGATGATTTCCATATAAAACACGTTTTACTGCTCCTCCCAAGTTTGTGTATCTTTTCTATCATACATGTCATTgacatatttttgtgtattatttctGTGACCTCCTCAGAGATTGACAGGGCTCATGCTAAACTCTTCGTTCCGGTTATGTATGTCTGGCTTCCATTATGACTGGTCAGTATCCATGACATACTGAATATTACATATCTTGTATTTCATCCCTAAAATATTGAACCTTCTTGGCTGAGTCATGTGTTCTTACTTCATTTTACTCAAAGGTTTGTTTTTAAGCATTTGTGTTTCATGATCCTGGAGCTATCCATTTCACTCTTTCCGTGTTAACCACACTCATgtattcaacacacacacacacacacacacacacacacacacacacgcctcgAAAATCTGCTTTGGGAAAATGATGCTTGTGATAAAAATGGGCTgtaaggggaaggaaagaaggctcaATAATTAGGTACAGAAATGACCTGGGGACTGGTTAAATGAACCTGAGTTTAGATGGTAGGATAGATAATGAAAGGGAACAGATGAGCATCAGGCACTTTATGAAGGTAGAACCTATAAGATCTTAAACATCATCAGTGAAGAAGATGGGAGAAAATCCTAGAGAAGGTAATATCTAAAAAGTACgtattttttctttgtacatAGAGTGGTAAGGAATTCAGAGTAGTATATGCAGTTATATATCTGAAAGGCTGGTATAGCAAAATCAATAAGACTAGCATTACAGATGTGTTCTGTGTCTTTCCAGAGACACTAATCAGGGTGGGGTGAATGGGTGATTGTAACATACAAATTTCTCAACACAAGAGATCTTTCAATGTGACACCATCTGAAACAAGAGTGATTCCCTCATTAGGTCCTCTATCACGGGATAGATCTAAAACCCTATTACTAGggttattttgggggagagataGAATTAACCAGTGTTACATATCCATTTCCTGTTCTAATGTAGGATGCTATAGGTTAGAAATGGATTTGAGCTTTGAGACCTGATTGTGATA
Encoded here:
- the LOC123576020 gene encoding keratin-associated protein 21-2-like; translated protein: MCCNYYRNSCGSCGYGCGYGCGCGSGYGCGYGCGYCSGSGCGYGCGYKSGYGSACCGCRPFSYRRCYSSCC
- the LOC123576019 gene encoding keratin-associated protein 6-2-like, whose protein sequence is MCCNYGNSCGYGCGYGYGCGCGPYYGCGYGTGYGCGYGTGYGYGYGSRYGCGSGCGYGSCCGYGTGYGCGYGYGSSCCAYRPFFYRRCYSSCC